The stretch of DNA ATCTGGCTTGCCTGGAATACCTGGGCACCGCTGGAATGGCAGTTCGACTCACGCGACCTCGGCTTCACCCTGCTGACCCTGATGCTGTCCCTGCAGGCGTCCTACGCGGCGCCCCTGCTGCTGCTCGCGCAAAACCGCCAGGACGACCGCGACCGCGTGTCACTGCAGCAGGACCGCCAGCGCGCCGAACGCAACCTGTCTGACACGGAGTACCTGACCCGGGAACTGGCGTCGCTGCGGATCGCCCTCCGTGAGGTGGCAACCAGGGACTACGTCCGCGCCGAGCTGCGCTCGCTCCTGGAAGACATGCTGGAAGCCCAGGAAGAGCTTCGTTCCCATGATTCAACCGGTCAGGGGCAACACGAGTCCCCGCGGGACAAGGTCAGGGAAAAACTCAAGGAACAGCGCGAGCGGCAGCGGAACCCCCGCACCCAGCAGATTCCCCGGGTCAAACCGGGCCATTCAACCCAGGAACGTTAATTGAGCGCACCTCCCGCCAGTCCCTCCCCCGGGGCGGTCAACGCCGCCCTGGCCACCGTCATCGATCCCGAGCTCCGCCGTCCCATCACGGAACTGGGCATGGTGGAGTCAGTAGGAATTTCCGACGACGGCCTGGTCACCCTCACGGTCCTGCTCACCATCGCGGGCTGCCCCCTGAGGGACACCATCACCGCCGACGCCACCAAGGCGCTGCTGGCAGTTCCCGGAGTGGCCGCCGTCGACGTTGACCTCAAGGTGATGAGCCAGGAACAGCGTGACGCCCTCAAGGAACTGCTCCGCGGCGCCGGCGGACAGCGCGGAATCCCCTTCAACCAGCCGGACTCGCTGACCAAGGTCTACGCAGTGGCCAGCGGCAAGGGCGGCGTGGGAAAGTCCTCCGTGACCGTCAACCTCGCCTGTGCCCTGGCCGCGCAGGGGCTGCGGGTGGGGATCGTTGACGCCGACGTTTACGGCTTCTCCGTTCCGGCACTGATGGGGATCACCCAGGCGCCCACCCGGGTGGACGACATGATCCTGCCGCCGGTGGCTTACGGCGTGAAGGTGATATCCATCGGCATGTTCGTCAGCGGCAACCAACCGGTGGCCTGGCGCGGGCCCATGCTGCACCGGGCGCTGGAGCAGTTCCTGACCGATGTGTACTTCGGCGACCTGGACGCCCTGTTCCTGGACCTGCCGCCCGGCACCGGAGACATTGCCATCTCCGTGGCGCAGCTGCTGCCCAAGGCCGAGATCCTGGTGGTCACCACGCCGCAGGCTGCCGCGGCGGATGTCGCGGAGCGGGCGGGCGCCATCGCCACCCAGACGGGGCAGAAGGTGGCCGGCGTGATCGAGAACATGTCGTATCTGGAAATGCCCGACGGCGGCCGGATGGATTTGTTCGGAAGCGGCGGCGGGGCGGTGCTCGCGGAGAGGCTGACGGCAACCGTAGGCGAGGACGTTCCGCTGCTGGGGCAGATCCCGCTGGATATCAAGCTGCGGGAGGGCGGCGATACCGGGAATCCGATCGTGCTTGCCCAGGCCGGGACGCCTGCGGCCGAAGCGCTTTCAGGGATTGCCGGCCGGCTGGCTGCCAAGCCGCGGGGTCTGGCCGGACTGAAGCTGGGGCTGCAGCCCCGCTGACCTGTCTGGTCAGCAGCCGCGGGCCGGTTGGCTAGGTGGCTTCCGTATCGTAAGGCGCGGCTTCCCCAGGCGGGAGCGACTGCAGCACGCGTTCCGGCCGCTGCGGAGCCGCAGTGCCAGCCCCCGCGACGGCAGCCGCACCGGCGACAGCGGCCACGGCTGCAGGCGCACCGGAGCTGACGGGCTTGGTGTCGTCGTCGAGCAGCGCTTCTTTGATGATGCGCCGGGGATCGTACTGGCGGGGATCGTACTTCTTCCAGTCGACATCGTCGATGTCGATCCCCACTTCTTCCTTGATCTGTTCCCGCGCACCGGAGGCCATCCGGCGGACTTCCTTGACCAGGTTGGCGAGTTTCTGCGTGTATTCGGGCAGCCGCTGGGGGCCGATCACGAGGACGCCAATGATCAGCAGAAGAAAGAACTCCGGGCCGTTGATTCCAAACACTTTAGGAAGATTACCCTCTCCGGGCTGCCAGTGACGATTCCCGTCTGTGGGTGGCGGAAACAGTCCGCACTACTGGATAAACAGGGCCACGATCTTGTTCAGTCCGCGTTGCAGCCTGGCCGCTACCGGCTCCCCGCCCTGCGTCGGCGGCCCGTCCACGGCTTCGGCGGAAATGCCCGCCGCCGCGTGCTCGCTGAGAAGCCTCAGTATGGGTACGGCGTCGTCCGCCTGTTCCGCCGGCAGGTTGGACTCATAGGTGAAAGTCCGGTCCGGCACCCGGTAGGTGGCAGACCATGGCGAGGAAGCACGGACCTGCAGCCGCTCGCCGCCGGCGGCAACGGCCGCGTCCGCTTCCGGCCCGGCAGTATGGCGTTCCGTGAGGGTGGCATAGTGCGTCCCGTCGGAAAGTTTCAGCTCAACGGCGGGCCCGCCCTCAATCACAAGGGCCCTCGCGGACTCAAGGTGGAAGCCCATCGCTTCGAGCTCCGGGCATATCCAACCCTCGGAACGCAGGGAAGACAACCGCTCCGCACTCAGTGACCTGCCGTCTGCCGGCGTCTGGGAGGAAACATGGGCGAGGGTGGCGGCCGCTGCCGGACCACCTGCCTGGGCAGGGTCCCCGGCAACTGCAAAGGCGCCGGCCGCAAGAACACCGGCGGCTGCAACGGTGCCGCCGGCGGACATCGCCAGGATACGGACCGCTGCCCGGGGTGCCTGGCGTTGGGGGTAGGGATGCGGAGGCCGGTCAGCGAGCTCCTGGGTCCTGGCGAGGAGCCGGGCGGTCAGGTCGTCGCTCGCCGGCGGGATGGGGGCATCCCGCAGCCGCTCGAGGTACTGGCGTTCCCGGCGCACGGCCAAGGCGCATTCGTGGCACGACTGGAGGTGGCTGGCGGTGCGCTGATGCCTGCGTCCGAGCGGTAACTGGGGCCTCATGCGCCGTTCAGAGGATCCCGGCGATGCGCGGCAGCGACAGCTTGGGCCTGGACTGCTGCGGACGCGGGTCGCGGTGGGCCAGCTTCTCGCGGAGCATGGTCCGGCCACGGTGGATCCGCGAGCGGACCGTACCGAGCTTGACGCCCAGGGCCTCCGCCACTTCGTCGTAGGACAGGCCTTCAAGGTCGCACAGAACCACGGCCGCCCGGAAGTCCGGCGGGAGTTCCTCAAGCGCGGCCTGGACGTCGAGGTCGAGGTTGTTCAGCTCAAAACTCTGTTCCGGTCCGGGTTCGCGCCCGGGGATCCTCGACTCGGCATCCTCGGCCAGGGCATCGAACCGGATGCGGGTTTTGCGGCGCGCCTGGTCCAGGAAAAGGTTGGTGGTGATGCGGTGCAGCCAGCCGTCCAGCGTTCCGGGCTTGAAGTTTTCCAGCGACCGGAAGACGCGGACGAACACCTCCTGGGTGAGGTCCTCGGCGTCGAACTTGTTTCCCGTCAGGCGGTAGGCCAGCCGGTATACCTTGGCGGAGTGGTTGGTCACCACTTCTTCCCAAGTGGGACGGACCCACTCGGCCTCGGCATTATTTGCTGCAGGGACAGGTGCCACAACTGATGATGACATCGTCCACTCCCCTCATGGAATGCTAACGCCCGGATACTGTTGACATCTCTGATTCGGCGCCGACCACCCTATGGATGAGCGGATAATAATCATTTCAAACTTGGCTGGGAATTTCCTGACTGCCGGAAAACTTCAGCCGTAGGCGCAACAGCCCGCCTTCCCGGCTGCCGGCACCGGACACAGTAGGCTGTAGAGGATACTCCCCCCTGCCGCCCAGAAAGCGAATATCCATGAGCGCCGACAAGTCCATCAGCTGGTCCTATGCAGAAGATCTGCCCGCTGAGGATGAGGTTATGCTTCGGGCCCGGGAGCGCTCCTTCGAACTCGGCGTGACCCCCATCGGGCCCGGCGTGGGAGCCGTCCTCACCGTACTGGCAGCGGCCTCCAAAGCCCAGACCGCCGTCGAAATAGGCACGGGAGCCGGCGTCTCGGGTGTCTGCCTGCTCCGGGGCCTCGGCCCGCACGCCGTCCTCACCACCATCGACGTGGACGTTGAACACCTCAAGGCCGCCCGCGAAGCTTTCTCCGAAGCCGGCAGCCCGGCCAACCGGACCCGCACCATCTCCGGGCGGGCGGGCGACGTACTGCCGCGGCTCACGGACGGCGCCTACGACCTCGTTTTCATTGACGCCGACAAGCCCGGACTTCCCGGCTACGTGGAGCAGGCCATCCGGCTCCTGAAGCCCGCCGGACTGCTGATCATCAATGACGCGCTGGACAAGGACAAGGTAGCCAACCCTGCCGGCCGCGAAGCCACCACGGTGGTCCTCCGCCAGGTGGGAAAGAACATCCGCGACGACGAGAGGCTGGCTTCGGCCATGCTTCCCACCGGCGACGGCCTGCTGGTAGCAGTCAAAAAATAAGACAGGGTCCGCAGCCTTTCCAGGCTGCGGACCCTGTCTTCGCACGATTAATCGGTGACGCCGACCAGGCATTCCCGAAGGTTGGCCGCTTCAGCAGCATTCAGTTCGACCACCAGGCGCCCGCCGCCTTCGAGCGGGACGCGCATGATCAGGCTGCGGCCCTCCTTGGTGACTTCCATTGGGCCGTCGCCGGTGCGTGGTTTCATAGCCGCCATGAGGAATTCCCCTCCATTTAGTCCCAGGACTGATCAGCCCGGGCGGGCTGTGTCCGCATGTAGATCCAGCTGCCATGGCGGAGTGGATAGACACCGCCATGGCTGCGCATATTCTGAATGCTTTTTGTCCTTGCTTACCTTCCATTATCGCGGAATTACCCGCGCGTAGCTAATCGATGGACATTTCCGGCAGGGCGCGATTTGTACTCTGACCTGCAGGAAAGTCCAAAGTCCTAGGGTGGATAATCTCCCCCGCCCGGCAATTGCGCCCAGGCCCACAGCCATACGATCCAGACGACCTGCAGCAGCAGGAACATCACCACAACCGTCCCCCGGTAGGCCCTGGACCGGGACAGCAACGCGGCCCCCAGCGCCAGTGGAAACAGCGGCAGCAACATGCGGAAGGTACTGGTCTGCGGGTGAAGGAACGCGACCAGGTACCCCATGTAGCAGGCGCACCACAGGCGGAGTTCGACGCCGAGGCGGACCACCGGGGGCAGGTACAGCATCGCGGCGAAGAGGGCCACAAAAACGAACGGCGCCAGGATGCCCAGTACCGGCCCGAAGAGGTCCACGCCCGTATCGAACCAGGGCTTGAAGGGAACGAGGTCATGGCCCCGCCACACTGTTTCGGTTTTGGTGTACGCCTGGATATCCCCCGTGGCTGCCCATGCTGCGGCGGGCCAGGCCAGTGCCGAGGCGCCCGCCACTGCCGTCAGCGTGGCGAGGGCCGCGAGCTCCGGCGTCGTATGGAATCCGGCTTCACTCCGGCGGACCCGCTGCACCAGGCGGAAGATCAACAGGATGCCGAGCATAGCGGCAAAGGGAACACCCACCGGCCGGGAGAGGCACAGCAGCACCACCACCGGAATGCCCCACCAGTACTGCCGCCGGATCACGAGCAGCAGCGCCGCCGCGAGCAGCAGCAGTGACAGCGGCTCGGCATAGGGCACCTGGAGCACCGCGGACACCGGGAACGTGGCCAAGAAGGCCACCCCCCACAATGCGGTCCCATGGGCCGCCTTATGCCGGAACAGCACGTAGGCCACCAGTGCTGCGCCAAGGCCGGACAGCATGGCGATGATGGTCAGGGAGGCAGCGGGAGCCAACCCCGTGAGGTTGCCCAGCCCGCCCGCCAGGGACGGGAACAAGGGATAAAACGCCCAGGTATTCTCCTGCACGTTGCCCGCAGCATCCACCGGAAGAGTGGTGGGGTAGCCGCCCTGGATCACCCGTGCATACCAGCGCGCGTCCCAGATGTTGATGAAGTTCCAGTAGTCAGGCTTTGCCGGGAACCAGGGGTTGCGTCCCTGGTGCAGGGCCGCGGCCATAAAGATGCCGGCGCTGACGAGCCTGGCCAGGACATAGATGGCGGATACCTGCAGCCACCAGGGCCAGCCCCGGACGGTCGCGCGGGAGCGGAGCGCCAGTGATTGGACGGACGCTCCAACTCCCGCACCGCGCCGTGTGTCGGTACTCAAGCCGGGCCTTCCGCTGTGGCCGACTGCCCCGTGCCGGGCTTCCGTGCTTCCGTGCCGGCTTCTCCCTGCAAGGCTTCCTGCGGTTCGCGCTCAGGTGCCGGCTGTTCCAATTGCACCAGACGGGCCTTCAGCGTCTCTACCTCATGCCGGCTTGCGGCAAGCTGGTCCCGCAACTCATCAAGCACCTGGTCCACCTGGTCCATCCGGTATCCCCGCAGGCCCAGCGAAAAGCGGACGCTGTCCACGTCCTGCGGTGCGGCATGGGCGGGCAGCAGGACCGGAGGCAGGTTTGCCGGCGGCTCCTCGAGGCCGGCATCCAGCAGGGCCGGCAGCGGGCGGCCCTGCTTGCCCGCGCGCCGCCCGACGCTTGCCCACAGGACGGCGCCGATCAGCAGCACGGCGAGGAAGACCAGAAAAAAACTCACAACTCCATCGTGCCAGACCCGGCAGCCGTGGCTACTCGGGGCGCTGTTCGCCGTTCAGGGAAGGAGTGACGCCCACGCCGAGCACGCGGTCCACCGCTTCCGCCGGATCATCCACCACCTGGATCAGGTCCAGGTCCTTCGCCGAGACCATGCCCTCCGCCACCAGGGTTCCCTTGATCCAATCGATCATGGGACCCCAGAAGTCCACACCGAGCAGCACAATCGGGAAGGACGTCACCTTGCGGGTCTGCACCAGGACCATGGCTTCAAAGAGTTCGTCCAGTGTGCCCAGGCCGCCCGGCAGGACGATGAATCCCTGGGCGTACTTGACGAACATGGTCTTGCGGGCGAAGAAGTACCGGAAGTTGATACCCAGGTCCACCCACTGGTTCAGGCCCTGCTCAAAGGGAAGTTCGATGCCCAGCCCTACGGACACCCCGTTGCCTTCAACCGTGCCGCGGTTGGCCGCTTCCATGGAACCAGGTCCGCCCCCGGTGATAACAGCGACACCGGACTGAGCCAGCTTCCGGCCCACCTCGACGCCCATTTCGTAATAGTGGCTGCCGGGCTTTGTCCGTGCAGAACCGAAGACGCTCACGGCCGGGCCGAGGTCTGCAAGCGCGCCGAAGCCCTCCACGAATTCGCTTTGAATCCGCATCACGCGCCAGGGATCAGTGTGCACAAACTGGCCGGGCCCCTTGGTATCAAGCAGATGCTGGTCGGACATTTCGACCGCCGCCTGTTTACGGCGAAGCTCAAGGGGGCCCTTACGGCGCGGCTGGATGTTTTTGGCCGGATCTGCACTGATGCTCATTCCCCTAGGCTAACCCGACGGCGCGAGGTATCTCTTGAATCACGATCCTCAGGAACCTGCGGTGATTCACGTCATAAGCCACCGTTGTTCGCTAGATTCTTCCTATGACTACTCATGTGCCCGGCGATGCCCTCGTCTCCCTGAACGCCGTAAACAAGCATTACGGCCAGCTGCACGTTTTGAAGGACATCAATCTTCAGGTCCGCAAGGGCGAGGTTGTTGTGGTCATCGGACCTTCGGGCTCCGGTAAGTCCACCCTGTGCCGCGCCATCAACCGTCTTGAAACCATTGAAGGCGGCACCATCAGCATCGACGGAAAGGTTCTTCCGGAGGAAGGCAAGGAACTCGCGCAGCTCCGTGCCGACGTCGGCATGGTCTTCCAATCGTTCAATCTCTTCGCGCACAAAACAATTCTCGAAAACGTCACCCTCGGCCCCATCAAGGTCAAGGGTGCCCAGAAGGCAGCAGCGGACAAGGACGCCATGGCGCTGCTCGAACGTGTCGGCGTCGGGCACCAGGCACCGAAGCTGCCCGCACAGCTGTCCGGCGGCCAGCAGCAGCGCGTTGCGATTGCCCGCGCCCTTGCGATGAAGCCCAAGGTCATGCTGTTCGACGAACCCACCTCGGCGCTGGACCCCGAAATGATCAATGAGGT from Pseudarthrobacter siccitolerans encodes:
- a CDS encoding DUF1003 domain-containing protein produces the protein MAVLADISAPKGPVQRPSPKTAGSLDTPLSGRQRILPKFSPDPDAFGHATEGFARFMGTPQFLVYMTVFVVIWLAWNTWAPLEWQFDSRDLGFTLLTLMLSLQASYAAPLLLLAQNRQDDRDRVSLQQDRQRAERNLSDTEYLTRELASLRIALREVATRDYVRAELRSLLEDMLEAQEELRSHDSTGQGQHESPRDKVREKLKEQRERQRNPRTQQIPRVKPGHSTQER
- a CDS encoding Mrp/NBP35 family ATP-binding protein, encoding MSAPPASPSPGAVNAALATVIDPELRRPITELGMVESVGISDDGLVTLTVLLTIAGCPLRDTITADATKALLAVPGVAAVDVDLKVMSQEQRDALKELLRGAGGQRGIPFNQPDSLTKVYAVASGKGGVGKSSVTVNLACALAAQGLRVGIVDADVYGFSVPALMGITQAPTRVDDMILPPVAYGVKVISIGMFVSGNQPVAWRGPMLHRALEQFLTDVYFGDLDALFLDLPPGTGDIAISVAQLLPKAEILVVTTPQAAAADVAERAGAIATQTGQKVAGVIENMSYLEMPDGGRMDLFGSGGGAVLAERLTATVGEDVPLLGQIPLDIKLREGGDTGNPIVLAQAGTPAAEALSGIAGRLAAKPRGLAGLKLGLQPR
- a CDS encoding Sec-independent protein translocase TatB, coding for MFGINGPEFFLLLIIGVLVIGPQRLPEYTQKLANLVKEVRRMASGAREQIKEEVGIDIDDVDWKKYDPRQYDPRRIIKEALLDDDTKPVSSGAPAAVAAVAGAAAVAGAGTAAPQRPERVLQSLPPGEAAPYDTEAT
- a CDS encoding anti-sigma factor yields the protein MRPQLPLGRRHQRTASHLQSCHECALAVRRERQYLERLRDAPIPPASDDLTARLLARTQELADRPPHPYPQRQAPRAAVRILAMSAGGTVAAAGVLAAGAFAVAGDPAQAGGPAAAATLAHVSSQTPADGRSLSAERLSSLRSEGWICPELEAMGFHLESARALVIEGGPAVELKLSDGTHYATLTERHTAGPEADAAVAAGGERLQVRASSPWSATYRVPDRTFTYESNLPAEQADDAVPILRLLSEHAAAGISAEAVDGPPTQGGEPVAARLQRGLNKIVALFIQ
- the sigE gene encoding RNA polymerase sigma factor SigE, which translates into the protein MSSSVVAPVPAANNAEAEWVRPTWEEVVTNHSAKVYRLAYRLTGNKFDAEDLTQEVFVRVFRSLENFKPGTLDGWLHRITTNLFLDQARRKTRIRFDALAEDAESRIPGREPGPEQSFELNNLDLDVQAALEELPPDFRAAVVLCDLEGLSYDEVAEALGVKLGTVRSRIHRGRTMLREKLAHRDPRPQQSRPKLSLPRIAGIL
- a CDS encoding O-methyltransferase, with translation MSADKSISWSYAEDLPAEDEVMLRARERSFELGVTPIGPGVGAVLTVLAAASKAQTAVEIGTGAGVSGVCLLRGLGPHAVLTTIDVDVEHLKAAREAFSEAGSPANRTRTISGRAGDVLPRLTDGAYDLVFIDADKPGLPGYVEQAIRLLKPAGLLIINDALDKDKVANPAGREATTVVLRQVGKNIRDDERLASAMLPTGDGLLVAVKK
- a CDS encoding DUF3117 domain-containing protein, producing MAAMKPRTGDGPMEVTKEGRSLIMRVPLEGGGRLVVELNAAEAANLRECLVGVTD
- a CDS encoding DivIVA domain-containing protein, which encodes MSFFLVFLAVLLIGAVLWASVGRRAGKQGRPLPALLDAGLEEPPANLPPVLLPAHAAPQDVDSVRFSLGLRGYRMDQVDQVLDELRDQLAASRHEVETLKARLVQLEQPAPEREPQEALQGEAGTEARKPGTGQSATAEGPA
- a CDS encoding LOG family protein; the encoded protein is MSISADPAKNIQPRRKGPLELRRKQAAVEMSDQHLLDTKGPGQFVHTDPWRVMRIQSEFVEGFGALADLGPAVSVFGSARTKPGSHYYEMGVEVGRKLAQSGVAVITGGGPGSMEAANRGTVEGNGVSVGLGIELPFEQGLNQWVDLGINFRYFFARKTMFVKYAQGFIVLPGGLGTLDELFEAMVLVQTRKVTSFPIVLLGVDFWGPMIDWIKGTLVAEGMVSAKDLDLIQVVDDPAEAVDRVLGVGVTPSLNGEQRPE
- a CDS encoding amino acid ABC transporter ATP-binding protein; the encoded protein is MTTHVPGDALVSLNAVNKHYGQLHVLKDINLQVRKGEVVVVIGPSGSGKSTLCRAINRLETIEGGTISIDGKVLPEEGKELAQLRADVGMVFQSFNLFAHKTILENVTLGPIKVKGAQKAAADKDAMALLERVGVGHQAPKLPAQLSGGQQQRVAIARALAMKPKVMLFDEPTSALDPEMINEVLDVMVQLAKEGMTMIVVTHEMGFARKAADRVVFMADGQIVEDATPEEFFTNPKSDRAKDFLSKLLTH